From the Anopheles merus strain MAF chromosome 2L, AmerM5.1, whole genome shotgun sequence genome, the window CATTCCCAGATATAATTGGATGGAAAAGAGCTCATCCATGATTTAATTTCTCTTGCAATGTAATAAAACTAACCGAGGGAGTTCGAGGCCATCCTACAAGACGATGTATTACAAATCGCAGACCGATGACGCACCGGCGGTAAGCATCCCAGGGGGACGAAATGTTTTGAATTGGTGCGAATTCGCAAATGACTCAACGTCAGCCACTTGAAACGCAATAATAATATGCCACCATTGGAGATTAAAGCGCATCAAGTCGTGAATCAGACGCCTCTCCTACGCATTGTGAGGAAGTGGGATGAGACTTTTCGGTGTTCCTTCCTCACCAAAAACTCCCAATTTAGAATGGTTTCATGTTCCCGAGCTTGACCCGATTCCGTTTGTTCATCGCTTTTAATAGCCCTTGACACATCGTTTGAGTAACCACGGGTAATTTCATTACTCTTTCTTTGCCTCTTTTTAGGAATTCTACGAAGACGATCACCAGGTGTATACGCCCCTGATCGTGGCGACGCTGAACGGCCACCTGGAGGTGGTGCACATCCTGCTCGAGCTGGCCGAACCGGACCTCGAGAAGGAGGGCTGCGTGAAGGTGCACGGCGAGCTGACCGATGGTGCCACCGCACTGTGGGTAgcggccggcgttggccgccGTAACATCGTCAAGATGCTGCTCCAGCACGGTGCGCAGGTCGACCACTGTACGAAGAAGGGCTCGACACCGCTGCGGGCCGCTTGCTTCGAGGGACGGTTGGATGTGATCCAGTATTTGATCGAGCACGGTGCGAACGTTTGTACGGCGAACATGTACAACAATACGTGTGTGATGATTGCGGCGTACAAGAACTACACCGATGTGCTGCAGTATCTGCTCGAGAAGGGAGCGAAGGTGAACGAGCAGGCGCAGTGCGGTGCATCGGCCCTTTACTATGCGGCCGAATGTGGCCACGTGGAGGTGTGCGAGATACTGCTGGACAATGGGGCCGTACTGTCGCGGAACACGTTCGGTTTGACGCCGGCACTGGCAGCTGCCGAGCGAACGCGCGAGGCAGTGGTACAGGTGTTTCTGCAGCGTCCCGGACTGCTCACCAAGGTGGAGCGTATCGAGGTGATGGAGCTGCTCGGTGCGTCGTACGCGAACGATAAGGATAACTACAGCTTGGTGAAAGCCTTCCACTATCTACTTTCGGCAATGGAGCTTAGGTTTGTTGGTGCTAAAAtagagaaaagaaaatgcaCAAAATACTCACGCTAAACAATCCTGTTTTCTTGCAGATACGAAGATCCGGACAACATCATCCGCAAGCCATTCTTTGAGCCCGTTCCCGCCTACGAGCACTGGGTCGAGTGTCAGACGCTGCAGGATCTGCTCGCCATCCGCTACAATCACAACTCGCTGCACATGGAATCGCTTACGATCCGTGAGCGCATTCTCGGTCAAAACCCGGAGGTAGCACACGCCATCGTCTTCCGCGGTGCAATCTGTGCCGACAATGGGCGGTTCGATCGGTGTGAAAGCCTCTGGCTGCATGCGCTTCGTCTGCGCCAACAGAACGGGCTGCAGGTGCAGCGCGATCTGCTCCGCTTCGTGCAACTGTTCTCGCAAGAGTATTCGATCAACGAAACGATACGATTCGACAGTGTGATCGCGGTGCTCGGTGCGTGTGTCGATGAGCTGCGCTACAATCAGCAAAAGATGGCCAACCCTGGCCTGCGGGAAGATCTGGAAGCGGTGGCGGATAATTATGAGATGAATATCGTGACGGTGCTGTACCTGATTACGATCATTACGAAGCTGCTGCGCAAGGAGCAGTTCGTACGAACGGAGGAGCAGACGTTGCAGATGTACCAGATGGTGTACCAGCTAAACTTGATGATGGTGCGCTTGAGGGATGATCAAACGTTGCTGCATCTAGCGGTGAACGGTGTTACGCCGGTGGATGACTTTCACACTGATGACGTTTGCAGGTACGAATGATTGCTGGAGTTGGTGAGCGAGAAAGCGGTGCTTAGTGTTATCctttttttgaaatagattCCCCTGTGCGGACACCGTTAGGCTGCTGCTGAAATGTGGTGCTTCTGTCGATGTGGTCGACAATGATCGAAATACGCCTTTACACACGCTAACTTCAACTGTGAGTAGCTGGAACCGCGAGCAGGATTTAATTGAATTGCTTCTAATGATACTTTGCTATGTTTTAGCTACAATCGGCTGTGTTGCGTATGCCAGACGCGAATGTAAAAACGGTAGTGAAAGAAATCACGGAAATGTTAATAGAAGCTGGCATTCATCTCGATGCGGTTAACGCGGACGGGTTGAAAGCATCgcaagtgtgtgtgcaaagtgaGTGTTCCCGTCATAATTAGGTATCGATATTGTTTACTAAACAGTTGTCTCTTCCCGTTAGGCTGTGTTGCCGCCTTCATCAAAAGCTACGAAACACGTGCCATCAATCTGCGCTGCCTTGCGGCACGCGTGATCGCGCAGCATCGAATCCCGTACCGGAAGCTAATACCACGCCAACTGGAAGCCTTTGTACAGCTGCACTGTACACCGAAAAGCTAAAAGCTAGAGATGTTTCAATTACAATGCAACTTTGGCTAGTCTGCTGATCGGCCCCCAGAGGCGCATGACAGGCCAGCCAGCGGAGCGTGATATAATCAAAATGTAATCCTCCCCAGCCCCCGTGCtacgcaatatttttggtgctCCGTCTAACATACATCTGTTCGAATGGATATGTATTAAATTTTCAGAAGatttaataaaaactaatGCCAAATAATGTATACAAAACGCTTGTGTTGCGTATCGACTATACTGGATGAAGTACTAGGCGTCTCCTTCACGAAAAGGAAAAGCTTGTTTAATAGGCCCATATTTGCTTTCCATGTAAGGAAATATTAGAAATAGTTCACAGCAATTCATCGATATTGTGTGAATAATTTACTACCGCAGCGGGCAAATCGAAAACGTACACCAGTTACGTGTTAACCCGTTTGCAATGCACGTTATCCTTATTGTCGAAGGTAAAGTTAATTTTCCCCGTAGATTGTACAATGCAGACCACCTGCAACTACGGCcagcatacaaaaaaatggtcctttttgttttatatgctACCAAAATTTTACCCACTCGTCCACGCCGAAAAAAGGAGTATGTTGGAAAAGGTCAGAAGTAACTACTGGCTGACCCGGAAAAGTGTTCCGACAAAACAATGCACAATGgaagttgttttgctttttgttctcaACTGCTCCGCTAACGACCTGGTCAGCAGGTGTGCTGGTACTGACCGAACCTATCCTAACGTCGATGCTAACATTCGAGCGAGCTTCGTAAAAGGGTACAACTTTTTCCGTTAAGCCCGAAGCTCAACACGGCAAAGCAGCTTGATTATGTTCGAGTTTCTGGCTAAAAGTGGCCCAGGCCTGACTGGTGGGGGATTGTTTTCGTCGTTAGCTACCTCATGCCAAATCCTCCTCCCGCACGCTCTGCATCCTTTCCGATCAATCCGTTCGACCGCTCGCACCCTTATGAATAATAAACAGTGGAAAATGAGGACGGTGGACGAAGTAAAGTACTCATTGCCCACCGTTTTCCacactccctccccccccccccccccccggctaAAACAGTTGTGTGGTTACTCAGGCGTGTAGATACTCACCACGAAACCATGTACGAAGGATGTTTCGTCCTTTTTGCTCCTTCCCTCCATCCGGCGGGTTCGGGGGAGACACGAAAAACGCAAATGGCATTTGCGTGctacacagcagcagcagccgcaagaCCAGCTGGAAAAGGCTTTGAACACAAAATGGACAGGAAATGCGTCCTTCGTCCACCACTTCACCATGTCCCCTGTGCCCATCATCATTAACGACCCGCTCAGGTTCATCCTTTCCTCCCTGTGCCAGGTGGTTCGTTTTCCGAAATGCAACCGCCCGCAAAACAAACGCACTAATACATACACGTACATACATCCATACAAAACGCCACGGGTCAATATAATAATCGTCATCCGAGCGGAAAACTGCATTTTGCTCTATTAATTCCTGGCCCGGAGTccacttttgttttcttcctttcattctctctatctctccctctttccctTTGCCTTGTTTCCGGagtgtcgtttttttattcttcccaTCCGTTCGACCAACCTTTCAGTTGATTCATTAcggtcgggggggggggggggttcggTGCGTTTGTTTGCGTGCACTCCCACACTcgtacaaaaaaagagaaaggcaaaattaaaaaaagaaggaaaacacactcacacacgatttataaatatttgaGCTTCGGCACAAAGGAAGCAGCTGGCGGGGAGGTTGGCGTTGGCGCAATAGAAAAGAGCATCGGTACGCGATTgatgtaaaaacaaaagcgcAATGGAAAAGCGCTGGTCCAGGCGGAGAATAGGATGCACCACTTCAGCGATGCACTAGTGAAGCGAATGCTGGCCATATGGTTTCCGCggggagtgtgtgtttttttattttctccttcCTTTTGAACCAGTGTGAGTTGCTATTGCTGTTAGTTTGCGCCGCACTTGTAGATTTGAAATAACTGGAATGCGAGGGAGAATTTTTAATCATACCATTTTATCcgaaatgaagcaaattaattatttctcTACGATCAAGCTGCAAATGAAATAGCTTCGATGTTTTGTTCGATTGATGAATTGTTGATTaaattttgaattgattttttccAATTGGAAATATTTATACCGctgaattaacaaaaaaatccaatatgaaaatgtaattaaagGGTTAATTAATTACGAATAGCTTCTGAATATTCAATTAATTACGAATAGCTTCTTCACACGGAATGATAATTTTGCTGTAGAGAAACCATTACCCTCATTACTGTTGATAGCTTCCATCACCGGTGCGgaataatacaaaaacaaattacatTTCCCCATCACTCTGGCCTATGTGACGGGCCACGAGTATTCCCGGCTCAAACACACACCTGACGACATATCGCTTTTCCATCATTATCGTAGTCCACGTCGCAAGACAGCAAGCAAACGCACATCGATCCGTTAGCTTGCGGTGGAATGGCCCAGGATCGATCCAaacctacccccccccccccccctcttacCCGGAAGGATGTACGTGGATTCGTATGTCCTTCACTAAATAGAGCGTGGACATATGGACAGTCAGGACAACTCTATAGAGACAGGCAGAgccatagagagagagagaaagggaagaaaaaatacgcCGTCAACCCCTAATCAGCAGCTGGAATCGGATTTATCGACAACAGTGGCACACATCACCCAGTGGCACACGCCATTTGGGACACGTCTCGATGTGTCTCCAGCGGTGGCTATCTGCTTTCCCTCCTCGCCAGCGCCTGCCCTGTCACCCCGGGCAAGGGTGTCGTTCCATCGCGATAGAGGTGACATTTTAATGACCCGTTGGAATTCAATTTTTCTGCCACAGGACGCtggacactcacacacacacacacacacacacacacacaaaaaggacaAACACTTGtagctacaataaaaaaagtagAACTGGAATGAGAGAAAGGTAATGGGTATTAAATTTAACGAGAAAAGTTAGATTATTATGACGTCGGCGTGACGTTGTTTGACTGATTGACCGTGTTGGCCGGCGTGTGCGTACTTTACTTTAGCTTTACTCACACTATTTTCGTCGGTCAATCCACCTCCGTAATTCTGAAGTTTTCAGTTCCTCTCTCGGTTCATTTCTACTGTCCAATGCACgctctgggggggggggggggaaactaATGTCTTATTTACCACATCGACCGCTACAAAACGCGTCTCGGTGCACATTGATTACACATCGGAACCGATGTTTCAATCAAGCCCGCCTGAGGAGCCGTATTGACGTATCTAGACAGCCATGACCTGTTACAAAATCGGGGAAACCAAACATTTCTATTTACGTCCACGCGAAACGCGTCACACGATGTGATGGTTTCGTTCTTCAGGTAAATATTTAAGAAAGTAAAAACTTGTGCTTCTGGAGAGACCGGTCTAATACCGGTACGTAAAGAAAGAAAGTTTATTTATTGCTAAAAACATCTCCGAGCCAAAGATTaacattcatttttaaatgctttGCTTCACTTATCAGTCCACTAATACGGcctgagtgagagagagagagagaacaaaacaCTTAGAGCAGGGGCGTTCAACTAAAAGGGCAATCATAAATTCTCATTGCAACAATCTCAAAGCTTGGAATGAATACAATCGCTGTTACTTTTTCTATATTTTCAGTCTACAAGtgtattgaaataaattattcaatgtCGTAGTCAAGCGCATCCCCATGGTGTGTTGTAAACCCCTGAcaagcaagcaagagagcCAAGAGCTCCAACCGAGAGGAACACGGCACGATGCCGGACCAACACTGCTCGCCATCTGCCAGCTGCTCTCAGAGCACTCTCGCGAGCCCAACGGACACCGCGAGACCGTTTTTGTTATTAGACGTGGGGTTGCGAACGCAAACAAACCACGTTGCCGCGCTCGGTGCTCATCATCCACGGCACGATCCGTCCTAATGGCGCAGAGCCATCGAAACCGGCATCGAACGTAAACGTTGCTGGAGCGCGCGTGTTTGTCGTAGCCGCTTTAGaatcaaaaacaacaacaaaaaaccttcttGCGTGCGATAGACCCACCACCATACGGTCTTAGTAATCCACCCGTCGCCGTGGATCTCTCGCGAAGTGTCTGTTTCGTGTCGCG encodes:
- the LOC121592692 gene encoding protein fem-1 homolog B; amino-acid sequence: MTKESEDLEREKETLRERAMMRVYYAAKEGFCTQLLALLSEIKDEEERRAIVNQEFYEDDHQVYTPLIVATLNGHLEVVHILLELAEPDLEKEGCVKVHGELTDGATALWVAAGVGRRNIVKMLLQHGAQVDHCTKKGSTPLRAACFEGRLDVIQYLIEHGANVCTANMYNNTCVMIAAYKNYTDVLQYLLEKGAKVNEQAQCGASALYYAAECGHVEVCEILLDNGAVLSRNTFGLTPALAAAERTREAVVQVFLQRPGLLTKVERIEVMELLGASYANDKDNYSLVKAFHYLLSAMELRYEDPDNIIRKPFFEPVPAYEHWVECQTLQDLLAIRYNHNSLHMESLTIRERILGQNPEVAHAIVFRGAICADNGRFDRCESLWLHALRLRQQNGLQVQRDLLRFVQLFSQEYSINETIRFDSVIAVLGACVDELRYNQQKMANPGLREDLEAVADNYEMNIVTVLYLITIITKLLRKEQFVRTEEQTLQMYQMVYQLNLMMVRLRDDQTLLHLAVNGVTPVDDFHTDDVCRFPCADTVRLLLKCGASVDVVDNDRNTPLHTLTSTLQSAVLRMPDANVKTVVKEITEMLIEAGIHLDAVNADGLKASQVCVQSCVAAFIKSYETRAINLRCLAARVIAQHRIPYRKLIPRQLEAFVQLHCTPKS